CGTCGGCGGCCTCGGCAGCGTCGCCGGCGCCCTGCTGGCCGGGCTGCTGCTGGGGATCATCTACACGCTCAGCCAGGTCTACATCGGCGCGTACGTCACGTTCATCATCCTGCTGTTGGCCGCGATGGTGACGATCCTGATCCGGCCGTCCGGCCTCCTGGGACGTGGTGCCTGATGGCGTCGACCGAGCTGCCCGTCGGCACCTCCGACGCCAGCACCGAGGTCGCGGCAGTGCACCACGTCCCCCTGTGGCGCGCCTACCTGCCGGTGACCGGCGCAGCCGTCGTGCTGGCCGTGATCCCGCTGGTGATCGGCGATTCGCCCTACCTGCTGGGGATCGCTGTCCTCGGGCTGGCCTACGCCGGGTACGGCGTCGGCTTCAACATCATCTTCGGCAACACCAACCAGCTGTTCCTGTGCCTGGGAGCCCTGGCGGGCGTCGGGGCGTACGGCACGGCGATCCTCGGCAACGAGGCCGAGCTTCCGATGCTCGTGGCGATCCCCGCGAGCGTCGGCGTGGCCGCCCTGCTCGGTGCCGCGTTCAGCTGGGTGTCGGTGCGCCGCGAGCTCGACGTGATCTTCGTCGGCATCATCACGCTGACGTTCTCGCTGATGTTCCTCAACCTGCTGCTGGGCCAGCGCGACGTGACCGGTGGCGAGACCGGCATCGTGGTGCTCTACGACGCGGGCATCGTGGGCGCCCGCGGCCTCGGCGCCTACTACGTGTTCCTGGGCGTGCTGGTCGCCTACCTGGCGCTGCACCGCTGGCTGCAGCGATCGCACGTCGGCTGGGCGTTCCGCGCGCTGCGCGACGACGAGCTCGCCGCCGAGCTGTCGGGCATCGACGTCGCCCGCTACAAGGTGCTGGCCGGCATGATCGGCTCCGCGATGATCGGCCTGATCGGCGCGTTGTACGCCAACTACGAGGGCTTCATCAGCCCCACGACCTTCGAGCTCGGCAACGTCGACGTGCCGGTGCTGGTGATGCTCGCCTTCGGCGGCATCGGCACGCTGCTGGCCCCGGTCGTGGGGTCTGCGGTGTTCACGGTCGTCGACGAGGTCCTGCGGCCGTTCTCGCAGCTGCGGATCACCGTGTACGGCGTGATCCTGCTCGCGCTGTTCCTGGGCTTCCGCCGCGGCGTCATCCCGACCGTCGGCGACCTGTTCCGCAGGGTGCTCCGGCGCACCTGAGCCCACGGCACCCCCGGTCACCGACGAACACCCCTCGAAGGTGTCCCTCACACACCGGACGTGTCCCCGGGCACCGACCGTGTGCTTTGAACGCGGGCGGAGCTGTGGACGCGCGACCACGTCGACCTCCGTTCGAGGCACGATGCCCTCCATGCACGACCTCCTCTCGCCACTGGCCGTCGCGCGGCAGCCGTTCACGGTTGCCGACGCGGCGACGCTCGGTGTCGACCGCCACGTCCCCGTCGGTCTGGCGCGTGCGGGCACGCTCGCACGGTCGACCGGGGCGCGTACGTGCTGAGTGCGCTCTGGCGCGACGCCACGGCCGAGCAGCACCACACCCTGTCGCTGCCGCGCCGTGCTGCGCCGTTACGGCACGGTGGCGCTGAGCCACATGTCGGCGGTCGTCGCGCACGGGCTGCCGGTGCACGCGATGGATTCGACGAAGTGCACGTGACCCGCACGAAGGGGCGGACCGGTCGGGTCGCACCGCAACCGATCGTGCAGGTGCACCCGGCGCTGCCCGGCGCGGCGTTCTCCGAGGCCGACGGATCGCCGACGTGCACGGGGCCGCTGGCCGTGCTCCAGGTCGCCGACTGGCACGGGATCGAGGCCGGCATGGTCGCGGCGGAGGGCGGGCTGCACGGTGGCGAGTTCACCACTCAGGCGTTGCGGGATGCCCGCGAACTGGTCCGGCTCGGTCGCGGTCCCGCGCACGCCGATCTGGTCGCACGCCTCGCCCGTGACGCCAGCGAGTCACCCGGCGAGACGTTGACCCGCCTCTTGCTGCAGCCGCCCGGGTTACCCGAGTCGCGGCAGCAGGCGAAGATCGGCCTGCACGGCGGCGGCCTGGCCCGCGTCGACTTTCCTCCTGCTGGAGCTCGGGGTGATCGTCGAGTTCCACGGCGCGGTCAAGTACGACGGTGCGCAGGGCCGCGACAGGCTGGTACGGGAGAAGCGCCGGGAGGACGGTCTGCGCGCAGCCTGCCACGAGGGGTACGCCTCACGTGGCCCGATATTCGCCAGCCGCAGCATGTCCATGCGCTGCTCCTCGCAATCCGCGCCCGCGCACGCCGGCGGACACCTCCGGTCGGCCGACGGACACCTCCGGTCGCCGAGTCACACGCTCGAGCGTGTGATTCGCGCCCCCAGGGGTGTCCCTCGGCGCGACACCCTTGACAGCTCGCATCCGCGAGCGAACATGTGTTCGTGTCGTCGACCGCCGCGATCCTGCACGCCGACCTCGACGCGTTCTACGCGTCGGTGGAGCAACGCGATGACGCCCGGCTGCGGGGCCGGCCGGTCATTGTGGGCATGGGCGTGGTGCTGGCTGCCAGCTACGAGGCGAAGGCCTTCGGGGTGCGCACCGCGATGGGCGGCGCGCAGGCGCGCCGGCTGTGCCCGCAGGCCGTCGTGGTGTCGCCGCGAATGTCGGCCTACACGAAGGCCAGCCGCGCCGTCTTCGACGTCTTCAACGACACGACGCCCCTGGTCGAGGGGCTGTCAATCGACGAAGCGTTCCTCGACGTTCACGGCCTGCGCCGGATCGCCGGCAGCCCGACGGACATCGCCCGCCGCCTGCGCCACGAGGTGCTCGTGCGGGTCGGCCTGCCCATCACCGTCGGTGTCGCGCGGACCAAGTTCCTGGCCAAGGTCGCGAGCGGTGTCGCCAAGCCCGACGGCCTGCTCGTCATCCCTCCGGACCGCGAGCTGGACTTCCTCCACGGGCTGCCGGTCGAGCGCCTGTGGGGCGTGGGTCCGGTCACGTCGCGGAAGCTGCGCGACCGCGGCATCACCTCCGTCGGCGAGGTGGCGCGAC
This sequence is a window from Euzebyales bacterium. Protein-coding genes within it:
- the dinB gene encoding DNA polymerase IV, translating into MSSTAAILHADLDAFYASVEQRDDARLRGRPVIVGMGVVLAASYEAKAFGVRTAMGGAQARRLCPQAVVVSPRMSAYTKASRAVFDVFNDTTPLVEGLSIDEAFLDVHGLRRIAGSPTDIARRLRHEVLVRVGLPITVGVARTKFLAKVASGVAKPDGLLVIPPDRELDFLHGLPVERLWGVGPVTSRKLRDRGITSVGEVARLPLAALKTMLGAGSGRHLHALAHNRDPRPVQVGRRRRSMGAQCALGRGHTPLDEIEVVLIGLVDRVTRRMRAAGRVGRTITLRLRFDDFARITRSHTLRTATASTPKILGTAVALLHATHPLIIERGCTLVGVAVGNLSNSGAEQLVLPFERQTAIDLDAAIDGVRDRFGTAAVSRAAMLGRDIGPSVPLLPD
- a CDS encoding branched-chain amino acid ABC transporter permease gives rise to the protein MASTELPVGTSDASTEVAAVHHVPLWRAYLPVTGAAVVLAVIPLVIGDSPYLLGIAVLGLAYAGYGVGFNIIFGNTNQLFLCLGALAGVGAYGTAILGNEAELPMLVAIPASVGVAALLGAAFSWVSVRRELDVIFVGIITLTFSLMFLNLLLGQRDVTGGETGIVVLYDAGIVGARGLGAYYVFLGVLVAYLALHRWLQRSHVGWAFRALRDDELAAELSGIDVARYKVLAGMIGSAMIGLIGALYANYEGFISPTTFELGNVDVPVLVMLAFGGIGTLLAPVVGSAVFTVVDEVLRPFSQLRITVYGVILLALFLGFRRGVIPTVGDLFRRVLRRT